From one Gemmobacter sp. genomic stretch:
- the epmA gene encoding EF-P lysine aminoacylase EpmA → MTETPWWNAARHADRRPALLARNRIQSGLRRWFEAEGFTEVDPCALQASPGNEAHLHAFATDAIGNDGVARRMYLHTSPEFAMKKLLAAGEERIFAFAHVWRNRESGARHSPEFTMLEWYRVGQDYTVLMQDCAAFLRLAAEVAGSPVLRRGEAVCDPFAEPERLSVADAFSRHAGIDLLATMDARGTPDRDALAAQVAAAGLRVDAGDTWSDLLSAVLVQRVEPHLGHGRATILDRYPAHEAALARRCPDDARVAERFELYACGVELANGFGELTDPVEQRARFVAEMDEKQRVYGERYPLDEDLLAALAHMPPASGIALGFDRLAMLATGAARIEDVIWAPVGSAASLG, encoded by the coding sequence CGCAACCGGATCCAGTCGGGCTTGCGCCGCTGGTTCGAGGCGGAAGGGTTCACCGAAGTTGACCCCTGCGCGCTTCAGGCGAGCCCCGGGAACGAGGCGCATCTGCATGCCTTTGCCACCGATGCCATCGGGAATGACGGCGTGGCGCGGCGGATGTATCTGCATACCTCGCCCGAGTTTGCCATGAAAAAGCTGCTGGCGGCGGGGGAGGAGCGGATTTTTGCCTTTGCCCATGTCTGGCGCAACCGCGAAAGCGGGGCGCGGCATTCGCCGGAATTCACCATGCTGGAATGGTATCGGGTGGGGCAGGACTACACCGTGCTGATGCAGGATTGCGCGGCCTTCCTGCGGCTGGCGGCCGAGGTGGCGGGCAGCCCGGTGCTGCGCCGGGGCGAGGCGGTCTGCGACCCGTTTGCCGAACCGGAACGGCTGTCGGTGGCCGATGCGTTTTCCCGCCATGCCGGCATCGACCTGTTAGCCACGATGGATGCGCGCGGCACCCCCGACCGTGATGCACTGGCCGCGCAGGTGGCGGCGGCCGGCTTGCGGGTGGATGCCGGCGATACCTGGTCCGACCTGTTGTCGGCCGTGCTGGTGCAGCGGGTGGAACCGCATCTGGGGCATGGCCGGGCGACGATCCTGGACCGTTACCCCGCGCATGAGGCCGCGCTGGCCCGCCGCTGCCCCGACGATGCCCGCGTGGCCGAGCGGTTCGAGCTCTATGCCTGCGGGGTGGAGCTGGCCAACGGCTTTGGCGAGTTGACCGACCCGGTGGAACAGCGCGCCCGCTTTGTCGCCGAGATGGATGAAAAGCAGCGCGTCTATGGCGAACGCTACCCGCTGGACGAGGATTTGCTGGCAGCCCTGGCCCACATGCCCCCCGCCAGCGGCATCGCGCTGGGGTTCGACCGGCTGGCGATGCTGGCCACCGGGGCCGCCCGGATCGAGGATGTGATCTGGGCCCCGGTCGGATCCGCCGCATCCTTGGGCTGA
- the urtA gene encoding urea ABC transporter substrate-binding protein, which produces MSNLKSVWLAGALALTAGAAMAQDTIKVGVLHSLSGTMAISETTLKDTMLMLIAEQNAKGGLLGKKLEAVVVDPASDWPLFAEKARELLTVSNVDVMFGCWTSVSRKSVLPVIEELNGLLFYPVQYEGEESSKNVFYTGAAPNQQAIPATDYFLEELGVQKFALLGTDYVYPRTTNNILEAYLIGKGIPKSDIFVNYTPFGHSDWSKIVADVKALGADGKKVGVISTINGDANIGFYKELAAAGISADDIPVVAFSVGEEELSGLDTANLVGHLAAWNYFQTAEGDANAEFIKKWKAFAGEKRVTNDPMEAHVIGFNMWVKAVEAAGTTDVDPVRKAMYGIEVPNLTGGVAKMLPNHHLTKPVLIGEIRADGQFDIISQTEPVPGDAWTDFLPESAVLESDWAALDCGMYNTTTKTCVQIKSNY; this is translated from the coding sequence ATGAGCAATCTGAAAAGCGTCTGGCTGGCTGGCGCGCTGGCGCTGACCGCCGGTGCGGCCATGGCACAGGACACCATCAAGGTGGGTGTCCTGCATTCGCTGTCCGGCACCATGGCGATTTCCGAGACCACGCTGAAAGACACCATGCTGATGCTGATCGCCGAACAGAACGCCAAGGGCGGCCTGCTGGGCAAGAAACTGGAAGCGGTGGTGGTCGACCCGGCATCGGACTGGCCGCTGTTCGCCGAAAAGGCGCGCGAACTGCTGACCGTCTCGAATGTCGACGTGATGTTCGGCTGCTGGACGAGCGTCAGCCGCAAATCCGTGCTGCCGGTGATCGAGGAACTGAACGGCCTGCTGTTCTACCCGGTGCAGTATGAGGGCGAGGAATCCTCCAAGAACGTGTTCTACACCGGCGCCGCCCCGAACCAGCAGGCGATCCCGGCAACGGATTACTTCCTCGAAGAACTTGGCGTGCAGAAATTCGCCCTGCTGGGCACCGACTACGTCTATCCGCGCACCACGAACAACATTCTGGAAGCCTATCTGATCGGCAAGGGCATTCCGAAATCGGACATCTTCGTCAACTACACCCCCTTTGGCCACAGCGACTGGTCCAAGATCGTGGCCGACGTCAAGGCACTGGGCGCCGATGGCAAGAAGGTCGGCGTGATTTCCACCATCAACGGCGATGCCAACATCGGGTTCTACAAGGAACTGGCCGCGGCCGGCATCTCGGCCGATGATATCCCGGTCGTCGCCTTTTCGGTCGGCGAAGAGGAACTGTCGGGCCTGGATACCGCGAACCTGGTGGGCCACCTGGCCGCCTGGAACTACTTCCAGACCGCCGAGGGTGACGCCAACGCCGAATTCATCAAGAAGTGGAAAGCCTTCGCCGGTGAAAAGCGTGTGACCAACGACCCGATGGAGGCCCATGTCATCGGCTTCAACATGTGGGTCAAGGCGGTCGAGGCGGCGGGCACCACCGATGTCGATCCGGTCCGCAAGGCGATGTATGGTATCGAGGTGCCGAACCTGACCGGCGGTGTCGCCAAGATGCTGCCGAACCACCACCTGACCAAGCCGGTGCTGATCGGCGAAATCCGCGCCGATGGCCAGTTCGACATCATCAGCCAGACCGAACCCGTCCCCGGCGATGCCTGGACCGATTTCCTGCCGGAATCGGCCGTGCTGGAATCCGACTGGGCTGCGCTGGATTGCGGGATGTACAACACCACGACCAAGACCTGCGTGCAGATCAAGTCGAACTACTGA